The Rosa rugosa chromosome 1, drRosRugo1.1, whole genome shotgun sequence genomic sequence TGAAAGTTTGGTTGTATGAAGCTTGGTGTTAGTTGCATATTCCTCCTTTACTGCTTTGGTCGAAAATATTGTTGTTGgtgaaattattttttcttgttaGTCCTCAAATCTATGATCTGATTACACAAACTTGATGGTCACTTCGAGTAGGATAAAATTGATATATTATTTGCTTAATTTGATTGAGGTGTAaacccgagagagagagagaagaaaatagagaaaattagagaaaagaattagaaattagattaatttagaaatgtctattttgctcttctaaaatctgaaaagtgggccccagtgtcggctccaactcagcacactactagaattatgccatcagacatcaccactattaaatcggtcggaattgcacgcgatgtaaaaaatacatcctaacatcggtttatgaaatatcgatttctattgtgattataaacatcggtcgttaaattaaccgatgtgtaaagtctcgttcaaaaattttgaaaaaatgcGGAGGGACTAACTTACAAAGTTTAAGAAACGCGGGGACCAAAATTCATTCCCCCCAacacttgattttttttttttcactttgaaAGTTTCGAACCCTAATGAATGAATAGATCTCACTTTGACTTCAGCGCCTCCTTCTTCGCGTCCCCCACCTTAGCTCGTTCTCCTTCTCCAACTCCGCCTCCGACCATCACctatctctcttctccttctctctcgcTCCCTTGTCTTTCCAaaccctactctctctctctctccctctccctctctctgtgtCTCTGAATCTCAcattctctctctaaaatcctCTCCGTCTCTCTCTGAAATTGACGGAGATGAAGTCTATCTGCGCCACAATTTCTTACGGGAGACGATGGAGCCGCCCCAGTCGCCAAACCCTAGTCCGGCAAGCCTCCGTGAAAGCATAAAGCCTCCAAGGAGAACGAGTCTCCGCCATCAGATCTCCTCTATACGGCCTTGGATTCGATGTCCTGTTTTCATTCAGGTTTTGTCATTTTTGTTGTAAAATTGTTCAgtatttttgtaattatttgttTCGTGGCTTGCGCAGAGAAGAAGGGCGAAATTTACATAAGACTGAtcggagagagaaggagaggagggggacgggaagaagaaaggaatctgGGTAATTGGATGAGCACTTggcttttttgagttttttaatTCATAGTTTCTTCTGGTTTTTGCGGTTTGATGCTCagttgttttgtgtgttttatgTTTTAGTTTGTATTTCATGTTCACGTCTTCAGATCAACGCTTGCAAATCAAATCGTCAAGGTAAATTCTTTTTCCAAACTCTGTTTGATGCTCagttgttttgtgtgttttatgTTTTAGTTTGTATTTCATGTTCACGTCTTCAGATCAACGCTTGCAAATCAAATCGTCAAGGTAAATTCTTTTTCCAAACTCTGTTTGATTTGAAGTTTGGGTCTTTGTTATCCAAATTCTGTTTGTCTCCAAGAAGCACATTTGATATGGAATTTGCTTTTAATCTTCGCTTATATTCAGATTTCAGAGGCACATTCACAGAGAAAACCCATGTAGGTATTCGAGCTTTGTTGGCtatatatctttttttcttttcgaagTGGGTTCATTTGGCTTTGTTTATTGAGGCTTACCTGACAtaggtttctaggtttttgtggTCAGAGATCTGAAATTGTGGGTTTGATACCTTGGTTTTGGATAAGGAATGTCGAGAAGATGAATTTTTGtcttttgaattattgagaTAGAATGATATTATTCATGTTGTTGAGATGGTTAAGTGGTATATGTGAATTCTGCCTGGTCTAGAAGCACAACTATACTGTGAAATCTACCATATAACCCGTCCTTTCTCTATTGAATTGGGTTTGTCAAACTTATCAATAAAGCAACAAAATTTTGACCCCAATTGAGTTTGAGTAGACCAATTAACCTACAGATTGAACTTGTGCACTCTTTGTAGGTTTAAGGGTAATACTTGACTACTTGAGTTTGAGTTATTTGATTTATTCCAACCTTATTGTTGGTATTCTGAAGTCTCATTATTAGTTATTATATATTACTCAATGTAACATTGAGTAATTACCTTCCCTAGCCTTGACTTTTCGGTGAGACcaagagagcgagagagattAGGGGGACAGAGGAGAGTCAAAATATATAATGGGTTAGATAATGTGCTCCAAAAAGCCATGAGAAATTCTTGTTCTTTCTGAACACATGATCATCAGAGTGGTGATGTCGGAAAACTCACCATCAGATTTCAACCATTATATTCATGTGGTCTGTCCTTCCTCGCCATCCTCTGTCATTGTACATTAGTGTTCTTCATCAACGATAATGGTTTTATTTGCTTCATTTCTCGGAGATCTAAAACCCTtgaattccttttattttcttgtttttcattttaggtGGACCTTTATCCCTAGTTGGACATTCAGCAGGAGGATGGCTTACACGTCTCTACATGGAAGAATATGGGAAATCAGATATTTCCCTGTTATTGACTCTTGGAACCCCCCACTAGTAGGTTATTAAATTTTTTCATGATAAGTTCTTGCTAAGAATTCTGGATCCCTCTGATCGTGTCTTTGAGGGCTGCTTGCTTACTGATAACATGTTATATTATCTTATGTGTTTCCATCGACAAAAGCTTAATTCAAATTTCTTCCTGACGTATAATTGTCACCTATATTCTGTGCAGACCACGGGGTTATTGATCAAACAAGGGGACTCCTGTATTATGTTGAAAAGAATTGCTCAAAAGTTGTTTACACTCCTGAACGGAAATATGTATGTATCGCTGGGAGGTAAAACTCAAATTGTTCCTGTTTGGTGCTCTCAGATTTGCTTGTGTTCTTATATGAATGGATATACTTTATGAAACCATCTCTACTTTTGGGTAAATTAATTGGCTACTGCTGTAGTATACATTGTAGTAGTCTGTATTCATTGCTACTGCTCCATCAGAAGATCTTGCAGCATTATATAAACTAGATGAGGGTAACTAGATATGTTGGACAGTACACCACACGTATGAATGGCACTaacaaaacacacacacacacacacacacacacattttttttttttcttttttttttgtattggtAAGAATCAATAAGCAACACTCTTGAGATCTTGATTGTGGTAGACCTCACAGATAATGTAAGACACCATCAAAGAATATGAGTGCACTTACTTTTTTAGTTGCACCTTGAATTCAATAGTGGCTTGAATGCAAACTGCACCGATCTAAATGGGCCATAAATATGTAAAATACAGGTATCTCCAAGGTGCTCGCTTATTTGGCAACTCAAGTGGAAGTGTTGATTCTGCAATTCCAATAGAGAGTTTAGAACCCTCATCAGAGGTTGCTGTTATAAATGATGTGAGCACTTCAACATTAACCACACCCACTTTGCGTGCACGCTTCGTGGGGCAAGGGTATAAGCAGGTAAAACCCAATCGTCTCAGCATTTAAGCAGTTACTTCAAATTAAAATAACATGATTCAATGTCATTTAGAATCCAATTGGTTGATATTCTTATGGCACTTATTGTTTTCTGATGTTATGCCCTTGTCATACATATTATGTAAGCTGAGCCTCATGGTTGCAGACCAAATTCTCATAATGCATACCATTTTTCTCAGGTTTGTGGGCAGgcagatgatatatatatattcaaagaAACCCTGCAGTAGCATCAAAGAGCCTAAGCAATGGAGCAAGTGCTAGCAGTTCCATGTCATCTACTGCCTCATCGGAAGTGACGGAATCTGAATACTCTAGTCCTTCAAAACAAgaagtcatatatatatatatatatatatatatatatatatatatatatatatatatatatatatacagtccggctacactaaggacgtccttagtttttcttaggtacggatttccagttttcacccactttccgatcaaattttcacatcttaaccgttcagtttttaggtcttaatgtatagatcacctctacaaaatttcagccaaattggtgatcattaaggtatccaaaactgcaaattacaacaatatctaaaggttccggttcgacagattcggttcgttcgtgtaaattgcagttttggacgccttaacgatcatcaaattggctgaatttttgcaaaggtgatccatacattaggacctaaaaactgaacggttaagatgtgaaaatgtgatcggaaagtgggtgaaaacagtaaatccgttccataagaaaaactaaggacatccttacctaagaaaaatcctatatatatatataatatataatcttgctcatccgcacctaagcaaaaacgtacggattttgtgtttttccccactttttgatcacacattcacatcttaaccgttcagtttttaggtcctaatgtatagatcacctctgcaaaatttcagccaatttggtgatcgttaaggcattcaaaactgcaatttacacgaacgaaccaaatctgtcgaaccggaaccgttcgtatatattgttgtaatttgcagttttgaatgccttaatgatcaccaaatttactgaaattttgcagaggtgatctatacattagaacctaaaaaatgaacggttaagatgtgaaaatgttatcgaaaagtggatcaaaactggaaatccgtacggatcgaaaaactgcggacgtccgcagtagagaacccctatatatatatatatatatatatatatatatatcatctatTGTACTTTCTTGTGCTTCGTAAATTTGCAGAGGTGTTTCCTTTAGGTCTTTGTAGTCTGAATACTCTAGTCCTTCAAAACAAGAATAGTTTGACTGtggtgaatatatatatatcatctgTTGTACTTTCTTGTGCTTAGTAAATTTGCAGACATCATCCTCATCTAAAGAATATGATGTCTATACATAAAGTTTAAATCAGTTATAACAATAAAGACTGATGTCCATTGAGAGAAATAAATCAGtctcaaaatgaaaatcgatgtcctATTAACCACAGGAGATCGAATTATTATGTTAGAACCGATGTGCCACAAACTAGTGCACATCGTGTTTTAGATAGAGATCGATGTCCAGTATAAGTATTGTCATCGATGAAAACCAGAAAACAAATGTGTGAAACAGTATCAGTCATcgttttttaaatgaataacgatgttaaaatgcatAGTTGTGCTGTAGgatctatatttctttaagcattaaagGCAATAAAATGAGGGTTTGACAATATATAAACATACAaa encodes the following:
- the LOC133727484 gene encoding uncharacterized protein LOC133727484 isoform X3, which codes for MFTSSDQRLQIKSSRWTFIPSWTFSRRMAYTSLHGRIWEIRYFPVIDSWNPPLVDHGVIDQTRGLLYYVEKNCSKVVYTPERKYVCIAGRYLQGARLFGNSSGSVDSAIPIESLEPSSEVAVINDVSTSTLTTPTLRARFVGQGYKQVCGQADDIYIFKETLQ
- the LOC133727484 gene encoding uncharacterized protein LOC133727484 isoform X5, which produces MFTSSDQRLQIKSSRWTFIPSWTFSRRMAYTSLHGRIWEIRYFPVIDSWNPPLTTGLLIKQGDSCIMLKRIAQKLFTLLNGNMYLQGARLFGNSSGSVDSAIPIESLEPSSEVAVINDVSTSTLTTPTLRARFVGQGYKQVCGQADDIYIFKETLQ
- the LOC133727484 gene encoding uncharacterized protein LOC133727484 isoform X9 produces the protein MWTFIPSWTFSRRMAYTSLHGRIWEIRYFPVIDSWNPPLTTGLLIKQGDSCIMLKRIAQKLFTLLNGNMYLQGARLFGNSSGSVDSAIPIESLEPSSEVAVINDVSTSTLTTPTLRARFVGQGYKQVCGQADDIYIFKETLQ
- the LOC133727484 gene encoding uncharacterized protein LOC133727484 isoform X7, translating into MWTFIPSWTFSRRMAYTSLHGRIWEIRYFPVIDSWNPPLVDHGVIDQTRGLLYYVEKNCSKVVYTPERKYVCIAGRYLQGARLFGNSSGSVDSAIPIESLEPSSEVAVINDVSTSTLTTPTLRARFVGQGYKQVCGQADDIYIFKETLQ
- the LOC133727484 gene encoding uncharacterized protein LOC133727484 isoform X8, with amino-acid sequence MWWTFIPSWTFSRRMAYTSLHGRIWEIRYFPVIDSWNPPLTTGLLIKQGDSCIMLKRIAQKLFTLLNGNMYLQGARLFGNSSGSVDSAIPIESLEPSSEVAVINDVSTSTLTTPTLRARFVGQGYKQVCGQADDIYIFKETLQ
- the LOC133727484 gene encoding uncharacterized protein LOC133727484 isoform X6 gives rise to the protein MWWTFIPSWTFSRRMAYTSLHGRIWEIRYFPVIDSWNPPLVDHGVIDQTRGLLYYVEKNCSKVVYTPERKYVCIAGRYLQGARLFGNSSGSVDSAIPIESLEPSSEVAVINDVSTSTLTTPTLRARFVGQGYKQVCGQADDIYIFKETLQ
- the LOC133727484 gene encoding uncharacterized protein LOC133727484 isoform X2 translates to MVLFASFLGDLKPLNSFYFLVFHFRWTFIPSWTFSRRMAYTSLHGRIWEIRYFPVIDSWNPPLTTGLLIKQGDSCIMLKRIAQKLFTLLNGNMYLQGARLFGNSSGSVDSAIPIESLEPSSEVAVINDVSTSTLTTPTLRARFVGQGYKQVCGQADDIYIFKETLQ
- the LOC133727484 gene encoding uncharacterized protein LOC133727484 isoform X1: MVLFASFLGDLKPLNSFYFLVFHFRWTFIPSWTFSRRMAYTSLHGRIWEIRYFPVIDSWNPPLVDHGVIDQTRGLLYYVEKNCSKVVYTPERKYVCIAGRYLQGARLFGNSSGSVDSAIPIESLEPSSEVAVINDVSTSTLTTPTLRARFVGQGYKQVCGQADDIYIFKETLQ